One Azospirillum sp. B510 genomic window carries:
- a CDS encoding cytochrome b/b6 domain-containing protein, with protein sequence MASGHTATREKQERALRVWDLPTRLFHWALVAAVAVAILSAELGMLDVHMLAGETVLILVLFRLVWGVVGSQTARFADFVKGPAAIRDYLKRSRAGGESAFTLGHNPLGALMVVALLLVLLVQAGSGLFTSDDVLVDGPLVPLVSGAVVALLGSLHRLLANGIFLLVGLHVAAVFFHLLVKKDNLIRPMITGRKTLPGRLALTEPRRAPAALALAILAASAGLVFLVLRAAG encoded by the coding sequence ATGGCAAGTGGTCATACCGCGACTCGGGAGAAACAGGAGCGTGCGCTGCGGGTCTGGGACCTGCCGACCCGTCTGTTTCATTGGGCGCTGGTCGCCGCGGTGGCGGTCGCGATTCTGTCGGCCGAGCTTGGTATGCTTGACGTTCATATGTTGGCTGGGGAAACAGTTCTGATTCTGGTGCTGTTCCGCCTGGTCTGGGGCGTGGTCGGCAGCCAGACCGCCCGCTTCGCCGATTTCGTGAAGGGGCCGGCGGCCATCCGCGACTATCTGAAGCGGTCGCGGGCGGGCGGGGAGTCCGCCTTCACCCTGGGCCACAATCCGCTGGGGGCGCTGATGGTGGTGGCGCTGCTGCTGGTCCTGCTGGTGCAGGCGGGCAGCGGCCTGTTCACCAGCGACGATGTGCTGGTCGATGGCCCGCTGGTGCCGCTGGTCTCCGGTGCCGTGGTGGCGCTGCTCGGCTCGCTGCACCGGCTGCTCGCCAACGGCATCTTCCTGCTGGTCGGGCTGCATGTGGCGGCGGTGTTCTTCCATCTGCTGGTCAAGAAGGACAATCTGATCCGGCCGATGATCACCGGCCGCAAGACCCTGCCGGGGCGTCTGGCCCTTACCGAGCCGCGGCGCGCCCCGGCGGCGCTGGCCCTGGCGATCCTGGCGGCGTCGGCCGGGCTGGTCTTCTTGGTGCTGCGCGCCGCCGGCTGA
- a CDS encoding metallophosphoesterase family protein: protein MTVYFTSDTHFGHGGARGRFRRPFGSTAEMDAAMEANWNATVGPGDEVWHLGDFALHMKPDVLAALLGRLNGTKHLIAGNNDGPATLALPGWASVGHYAELVLDGVELVMCHYAFRTWNGMHRKALNLHGHSHGQLKPQPRQIDVGVDVWNFRPVTLAELTAPRPRKTAPARPTSP, encoded by the coding sequence ATGACCGTCTATTTCACCTCCGACACCCATTTCGGCCATGGCGGCGCGCGCGGCCGCTTCCGCCGTCCCTTCGGGTCCACCGCCGAGATGGATGCGGCGATGGAGGCGAACTGGAACGCCACCGTCGGTCCCGGCGACGAGGTCTGGCATCTCGGCGACTTCGCCCTGCACATGAAGCCCGACGTCCTGGCCGCCCTGCTCGGCCGGCTGAACGGCACCAAGCATCTGATCGCCGGCAACAATGACGGCCCGGCGACGCTGGCGCTACCCGGCTGGGCCAGCGTCGGGCATTACGCCGAACTGGTCCTGGATGGTGTCGAGCTGGTGATGTGCCATTACGCCTTCCGCACCTGGAACGGCATGCACCGCAAGGCGCTGAACCTGCACGGCCACAGCCATGGCCAGTTGAAGCCGCAGCCCCGCCAGATCGATGTCGGCGTCGATGTCTGGAATTTCCGCCCGGTCACCCTCGCCGAGCTGACGGCGCCCCGCCCACGGAAGACCGCGCCGGCAAGGCCGACCTCGCCTTAA
- a CDS encoding YkvA family protein, which yields MTASSISPLPGNALTVPDPDRVERDERLVRRRFWRTLRANLHRIPFLEDLLAAYFCATDPATPYRAKAILLGALAYFVLPVDVVPDWLLGIGFTDDAAVLAAAVQMVRANLTPAHWARAKEALRAEAAAETAGGDDKGDDSGGRV from the coding sequence ATGACCGCATCGTCCATTTCCCCTCTCCCCGGCAACGCGTTGACGGTACCGGATCCCGACCGGGTCGAACGCGACGAACGGCTGGTCCGCCGCCGCTTCTGGCGGACGCTGCGCGCCAACCTGCATCGCATCCCCTTCCTGGAGGACCTGCTGGCCGCCTATTTCTGCGCGACCGATCCGGCGACACCCTATCGGGCGAAGGCGATCCTGCTGGGGGCGTTGGCCTATTTCGTGCTGCCGGTGGATGTGGTGCCCGACTGGCTTCTGGGGATCGGATTCACCGATGACGCCGCGGTGCTGGCCGCCGCCGTGCAGATGGTGCGCGCCAACCTGACACCGGCCCATTGGGCCCGCGCGAAGGAGGCCCTGCGGGCTGAAGCGGCGGCTGAAACAGCGGGCGGCGATGACAAAGGAGACGATTCGGGCGGAAGGGTCTAG
- a CDS encoding DMT family transporter produces the protein MTVSATTSSLDASSSLRAPTNRLVLGAGFMLLSALLFAIGNTGVRWAATVMDPLEVVFFRNLFSLLWMLPWALTAGAPACRAVLSERRLAPYLSRALTSLLAMTAWFYAIAHIALPTAIAVSFAVPLFVAAGAALILRERVRPRRWIAVCVGFAGVLIVLRPGSTPIDLAFLGLFVHCIAAAATILQMRLLSQRDRSAVIVTYLGLFVTPMALVPALFVWSWPSWSVLGGLALLGGLLTLGQLAMTQSLALAESSAVMPYDYARLPFTAVIVWILFGQTMDLWGWIGALVIAGSAFYSMHRDAAEERKAARLRRD, from the coding sequence TTGACCGTCTCCGCCACCACCTCCTCCCTGGACGCCAGTTCCAGCCTGCGGGCGCCAACGAACCGGCTCGTGCTTGGCGCCGGTTTCATGCTGCTGTCGGCCCTGCTGTTCGCGATCGGCAACACGGGGGTGCGCTGGGCCGCGACGGTGATGGACCCGCTGGAGGTCGTGTTCTTCCGCAACCTGTTCAGCCTGCTGTGGATGCTGCCCTGGGCCCTGACGGCGGGGGCGCCGGCCTGCCGCGCGGTGCTGTCGGAACGGCGCCTGGCGCCCTATCTGTCACGGGCCCTGACCTCCCTCCTCGCCATGACGGCGTGGTTCTACGCCATCGCCCATATCGCATTGCCGACCGCGATCGCGGTCAGTTTCGCGGTCCCGCTGTTCGTCGCGGCGGGTGCGGCGCTGATCCTGCGCGAGCGGGTTCGGCCGCGGCGCTGGATCGCGGTCTGCGTCGGTTTCGCCGGTGTGCTGATCGTCTTGAGACCCGGGTCGACACCGATCGATCTGGCCTTCCTCGGGCTGTTCGTCCATTGCATCGCCGCGGCGGCGACCATCCTGCAGATGCGGCTGCTCAGCCAAAGGGATCGCTCCGCGGTGATCGTCACCTATCTCGGCCTGTTCGTGACTCCGATGGCGCTGGTGCCGGCGCTGTTCGTCTGGAGTTGGCCAAGTTGGAGCGTTCTGGGCGGGTTGGCGCTGCTTGGGGGACTTCTGACGCTGGGGCAATTGGCGATGACGCAATCGCTGGCTCTGGCCGAATCCTCGGCGGTGATGCCTTACGACTATGCCCGCCTGCCGTTCACCGCCGTCATCGTCTGGATCCTCTTCGGCCAGACCATGGATCTGTGGGGCTGGATCGGCGCCCTGGTGATCGCCGGCTCCGCCTTCTACAGCATGCACCGCGACGCGGCGGAGGAACGAAAAGCGGCGCGGCTGCGGCGCGACTAG
- a CDS encoding aspartate transaminase has translation MSIIASRLSRIKPSPTIAVTNKARELKAAGRDVIGLGAGEPDFDTPDNIKAAAIKAIESGDTKYTAVDGTPALKKAICAKFERENGLTYTPDQITVGVGGKQVLYNALMATLNQGDEVIIPAPYWVSYPDMVELAEGTPVFVSCPAEQGFKLQPADLEKAITPKTKWLILNSPSNPSGAAYTRAEMKALTDVLIKHPHVWVMTDDMYEHLLYDGLEFVTPAQVEPSLYDRTLTVNGVSKSYAMTGWRIGYAGGPKELIKAIGVIQSQSTSNPTSIAQAAAVEALNGPQDFIKERAEAFRERRDLVVSMLNQAKGLSCPKPEGAFYVYPSCAGTIGKTTPDGKVIGTDEDFVTYLLESEGVAVVQGSAFGLAPHFRISYATSTEALEEACKRIQRACGNLRD, from the coding sequence ATGTCGATTATCGCGTCCCGTCTCTCGCGCATCAAGCCGTCGCCGACCATCGCCGTGACCAACAAAGCCCGCGAGCTGAAAGCGGCCGGTCGCGACGTCATCGGCCTGGGCGCCGGCGAGCCGGACTTCGACACCCCCGACAACATCAAGGCCGCCGCGATCAAGGCGATCGAGTCCGGTGATACCAAATACACCGCGGTGGACGGCACCCCCGCCCTGAAGAAGGCGATCTGCGCCAAGTTCGAGCGCGAGAACGGTCTGACCTACACGCCGGACCAGATCACCGTCGGCGTCGGCGGCAAGCAGGTGCTCTACAACGCCCTGATGGCGACGCTGAACCAGGGCGACGAGGTCATCATCCCGGCGCCCTATTGGGTCAGCTATCCGGATATGGTCGAACTGGCGGAAGGCACGCCGGTCTTCGTCTCCTGCCCGGCCGAGCAGGGCTTCAAGCTCCAGCCCGCCGACCTGGAGAAGGCGATCACGCCGAAGACCAAGTGGCTGATCCTGAACTCGCCGTCGAACCCGTCGGGTGCGGCCTACACCCGCGCCGAGATGAAGGCGCTGACCGACGTGCTGATCAAGCATCCGCATGTCTGGGTGATGACCGACGACATGTATGAGCACCTGCTGTATGACGGCCTGGAGTTCGTCACCCCGGCCCAGGTCGAGCCGTCGCTGTATGACCGCACGCTGACCGTCAACGGCGTGTCGAAATCCTACGCGATGACCGGCTGGCGCATCGGCTATGCCGGCGGCCCGAAGGAGCTGATCAAGGCGATCGGCGTCATCCAGAGCCAGTCGACCTCCAACCCGACCTCGATCGCCCAGGCCGCCGCCGTCGAGGCGCTGAACGGTCCGCAGGACTTCATCAAGGAGCGTGCCGAGGCCTTCCGCGAGCGCCGCGATCTGGTGGTGTCGATGCTGAACCAGGCCAAGGGGCTGAGCTGCCCGAAGCCGGAGGGCGCCTTCTACGTCTATCCGTCCTGCGCCGGCACCATCGGCAAGACGACCCCGGACGGCAAGGTGATCGGGACCGACGAGGATTTCGTCACCTACCTGCTGGAGTCGGAAGGCGTCGCCGTCGTCCAGGGTTCGGCCTTCGGCCTCGCCCCGCACTTCCGCATCTCCTACGCGACCTCGACGGAAGCGCTGGAAGAGGCCTGCAAGCGCATCCAGCGCGCCTGCGGCAACCTGCGCGACTGA
- a CDS encoding DUF4170 domain-containing protein, with the protein MPDKQLLHLVFGGELVRPDTDQFVDPSKLHIVGIFPNYDEAYKAWRGATGQTIDDAHTRYYIVHLHRFLDPAADDHKH; encoded by the coding sequence ATGCCCGACAAACAGCTCCTCCACCTCGTGTTCGGCGGCGAACTCGTGCGTCCGGACACCGATCAGTTCGTCGATCCGTCGAAGCTGCACATCGTCGGCATCTTCCCGAACTATGACGAGGCCTACAAGGCATGGCGCGGCGCCACCGGCCAGACCATCGACGACGCCCACACCCGCTATTACATCGTCCATCTGCACCGCTTCCTCGACCCGGCGGCGGACGATCACAAGCACTGA
- a CDS encoding ornithine cyclodeaminase family protein has protein sequence MRTVSGAELRSVLHHRMLIERLRQSFRAGVEAPPPLRQRVETYGASDAELTLAPAWQVNQAIGVRIDTVFPDNAGSDLPRTQGVYLLVDGKTGVPQVLMDSSATLGRRSAAASSALAASYLARPDAERMLVVGTGPLALELIEAYTALRPIRHVLVWGREAQKARKLAARFHRPKFRIEATADLEGAVRGAEIVVCATAAREPLIHGDWLQPGQHLDLLGGVTPGMREADDGCVRRARVFVDCRERTPVTAGDIAQPLGSGVLSPDDIAGDLFELGRGERAGRRFYDQITLFKSVGTALADLCAARLATEMVLHNDSIR, from the coding sequence ATGCGCACCGTCAGCGGCGCCGAGCTTCGATCCGTTCTGCACCACCGCATGCTGATCGAGCGGCTGCGGCAAAGTTTCCGCGCCGGTGTCGAGGCGCCGCCGCCGCTCCGCCAGCGGGTCGAGACCTATGGCGCCAGCGACGCCGAACTGACGCTCGCCCCCGCCTGGCAGGTCAACCAGGCGATCGGGGTAAGGATCGACACCGTCTTTCCCGACAATGCCGGCAGCGACCTGCCGCGGACCCAGGGCGTCTATCTGCTGGTCGACGGCAAGACCGGCGTTCCGCAGGTGCTGATGGACTCGTCCGCCACGCTCGGCCGGCGCAGCGCTGCGGCCTCCTCGGCGCTTGCCGCCTCCTACCTGGCCCGCCCCGATGCCGAACGGATGCTGGTGGTCGGCACCGGCCCGCTGGCGCTGGAACTGATCGAGGCCTACACCGCCCTCCGCCCGATCCGCCATGTGCTGGTCTGGGGACGCGAGGCCCAGAAGGCGCGCAAGCTCGCCGCGCGGTTCCACCGGCCGAAATTCCGCATCGAGGCGACCGCCGATCTGGAGGGGGCCGTGCGCGGCGCCGAGATCGTCGTCTGCGCCACCGCGGCGCGGGAACCGCTGATCCACGGCGACTGGCTGCAACCCGGCCAGCATCTCGACCTGCTGGGAGGCGTGACGCCGGGGATGCGCGAGGCCGACGACGGCTGCGTCCGCCGCGCCCGCGTCTTCGTCGATTGCCGTGAGCGGACGCCGGTGACAGCGGGTGACATCGCGCAGCCGCTGGGCTCAGGCGTGCTGAGCCCGGACGACATCGCCGGCGACCTGTTCGAGCTCGGCCGTGGCGAACGGGCGGGACGGCGCTTCTACGACCAGATCACCCTGTTCAAATCGGTGGGCACCGCCCTGGCCGATCTCTGCGCCGCCCGGCTGGCAACGGAGATGGTGCTGCACAACGACTCGATCCGCTGA
- a CDS encoding SDR family NAD(P)-dependent oxidoreductase: MNIQGLSAIVTGGASGMGAATARHLAGLGARVTVLDVNEDAVLKTAHEIGGLGLVCDVTDGASTERAFDQARSAHGPARIAVNCAGIAPAQRIVGRDGPMPLENFRSVIEINLIGSFNILRLAAADMAKLDPLESGERGVIVNTASVAAYEGQIGQAAYAASKGGIVALTLCAARDLARHAIRVMTVAPGLVGTPMLLNMPREVQDSLSATVPFPKRFAKPEEYARLVQHILENEMLNGETIRLDGAIRMAPQ, translated from the coding sequence ATGAACATCCAGGGTCTGTCCGCCATCGTCACCGGCGGCGCCTCGGGCATGGGAGCGGCGACGGCCCGCCATCTGGCCGGGCTCGGCGCCAGGGTGACCGTGCTTGACGTCAACGAGGACGCGGTGCTGAAGACCGCGCACGAGATCGGCGGGCTGGGTCTGGTCTGCGACGTCACCGACGGCGCCTCGACCGAACGGGCGTTCGATCAGGCGCGCTCGGCCCATGGGCCGGCCCGCATCGCGGTCAATTGCGCCGGCATCGCCCCGGCCCAGCGCATCGTCGGCCGCGACGGCCCGATGCCGCTGGAGAATTTCCGCTCGGTGATCGAAATCAACCTGATCGGCAGCTTCAACATCCTGCGGCTGGCCGCGGCCGACATGGCGAAGCTCGACCCGTTGGAGAGCGGAGAGCGCGGCGTGATCGTCAACACCGCCTCGGTCGCCGCCTATGAGGGACAGATCGGCCAGGCCGCCTATGCCGCGTCGAAGGGCGGCATCGTCGCCCTGACCCTCTGCGCCGCCCGCGACCTCGCCCGCCACGCCATCCGGGTGATGACGGTGGCACCGGGGCTGGTCGGCACGCCGATGCTGCTGAACATGCCGCGGGAGGTGCAGGACAGCCTTTCCGCCACCGTCCCCTTCCCCAAGCGCTTCGCCAAGCCGGAGGAATACGCCCGCCTCGTCCAGCATATCCTGGAGAACGAGATGCTGAACGGCGAAACCATCCGGCTGGACGGCGCCATCCGCATGGCGCCCCAGTAA
- a CDS encoding c-type cytochrome — MRSVFSRIVLAASTALMLTGGVALAQDVIQTRKAGFDDFKKAMGEIKDAVGKSDLAAIGPSADRIDAFAARIPTLFPPGSDKGKTAAKEVIWANFPDFTAKAQALQESAKALKVAAASGDKAATGKAFGAVADGCKACHQRYRSE; from the coding sequence ATGAGATCCGTGTTTTCCCGTATCGTACTTGCGGCATCGACGGCGCTGATGCTGACCGGCGGCGTTGCTCTGGCCCAGGACGTGATCCAAACCCGGAAGGCCGGGTTCGATGACTTCAAGAAGGCGATGGGCGAGATCAAGGACGCGGTGGGCAAGAGCGACCTCGCGGCCATCGGCCCGTCCGCCGACCGCATCGACGCCTTCGCCGCCAGGATCCCCACCCTGTTCCCGCCGGGCTCCGACAAGGGCAAGACGGCGGCCAAGGAGGTGATCTGGGCCAACTTCCCGGACTTCACCGCCAAGGCGCAGGCTCTACAGGAGTCGGCGAAGGCGCTGAAGGTCGCCGCCGCCTCGGGCGACAAGGCCGCCACCGGCAAGGCGTTCGGCGCCGTGGCCGACGGTTGCAAGGCCTGCCACCAGCGCTACCGCTCCGAATAA
- a CDS encoding NADPH-dependent FMN reductase, with the protein MTDATVRAKLLGLPGSLRSNSNSLAVLRGLQDALPADVSMDIRDLRLPLYDQDIDTPDAPAEIHAFRQAIAAADGVVIVTPEYNYGMPGVLKNALDWASRPYGKSALIGKPVLVISNSPAFTGGVRAHQQVNDTLLALPAKLLGGAQVVIGGIGDKIKDGKLADDAVLKFALGAIDRMIAAR; encoded by the coding sequence ATGACCGATGCAACGGTGCGCGCCAAACTGCTGGGCCTGCCCGGCAGCCTGCGCAGCAATTCCAACTCGCTGGCCGTGCTGCGCGGATTGCAGGACGCCCTGCCGGCCGACGTCAGCATGGACATCCGTGACCTGCGCCTGCCGCTCTATGACCAGGACATCGACACCCCCGACGCCCCGGCGGAGATCCACGCCTTCCGTCAGGCCATCGCGGCGGCCGACGGCGTGGTGATCGTGACGCCGGAGTATAATTACGGCATGCCGGGCGTGCTGAAGAACGCGCTCGACTGGGCCTCGCGCCCCTACGGCAAGTCGGCACTGATCGGCAAGCCGGTGCTGGTCATCTCCAACTCGCCCGCCTTCACCGGCGGTGTGCGGGCGCATCAGCAGGTGAATGACACGCTGCTGGCGCTTCCCGCCAAGCTGCTGGGCGGTGCCCAGGTCGTCATCGGCGGCATCGGTGACAAGATCAAGGACGGCAAACTGGCCGACGACGCCGTGCTGAAATTCGCGCTGGGCGCCATCGACAGGATGATCGCGGCGCGGTGA
- a CDS encoding putative bifunctional diguanylate cyclase/phosphodiesterase, whose amino-acid sequence MTLRRKIRWLTWIGLIGCLMAAIPALYLLRQGMVAERAQVAAALVDSAGLLLRDLERSAESGAISGDEARDRARTALLALAAKPFHVRIFADGIVPAGWPSIDRAVTAEGRFEPWGWAIAAAGDIGDLDRDFLVEASGFLLFLAALLVLSWPGALFLSQQVVGPLEALSDRMRLLTEGRTDIEIPGCERRDEFGAMARAMEFCRRAAISLIERDERLAGIMNNVSEAILLVDGRGRIEEHNPAAVSLFGVTAGELRGRPLSGLFAADGRERIESLLAELAARDRIPEPVREKALEIERAGGGGRIDASLSLSPLVVRGRRGFVCALTDVTERLRHERELMRLATRDRLTGLPNRAMIESLLEAAVERSRSRRRSFAVLCLDLSRFKLITDTLGHQAGDALLQEVARRIVASVRAADLVGRIGIDDFAIILEEIRDADEAAAIAGRILDAFDNPVTLPGCEHYVRPAIGIAVYPTDSFVDDASDTAMDDPQALLRAAETALYAAKRMGGRRHAFFRPELAEQARRQLALDGDLRAALALKQFRLHYQPKVSLIDYSLEGFEALLRWEKPGEGPGQGLMIPPGEFIPVAEETGFIVPLGDWVLDEACRQMREWLDAGMEPVPVAVNISPKHLRNRSAEDFRRIIDRHRLPPGLIELEITEGAVMQDIDHALAVLAALKAMGIRVAVDDFGTGHSSLSYLKRLPITTLKIDRSFINGVPNEREDAGIVSTIIAMADMLGLHVVAEGVEKAEQANFLRHHNCTQVQGWLTGRPVPAEAARRLLMERLRRVALGAA is encoded by the coding sequence ATGGCGGCGATTCCCGCGCTCTATCTGTTGCGGCAGGGCATGGTCGCCGAGCGGGCGCAGGTCGCCGCCGCGCTGGTGGATTCGGCCGGCCTGCTGCTGCGCGACCTGGAGCGGTCCGCGGAGTCCGGGGCGATCTCCGGCGACGAGGCGCGCGACCGCGCGCGGACGGCCCTGCTGGCGCTGGCGGCCAAGCCCTTTCATGTCAGAATCTTCGCCGACGGCATCGTGCCGGCGGGCTGGCCGTCCATCGACCGCGCGGTGACGGCGGAGGGGCGGTTCGAGCCCTGGGGCTGGGCGATCGCCGCCGCCGGCGACATCGGCGATCTCGACCGCGATTTCCTGGTCGAGGCGTCTGGATTCCTGCTGTTCCTGGCGGCTCTGCTGGTGCTGAGCTGGCCGGGGGCGCTGTTCCTGTCGCAGCAGGTGGTCGGGCCGCTGGAGGCGCTGTCGGATCGCATGCGCCTGCTGACGGAGGGGCGCACCGACATCGAGATTCCGGGCTGCGAACGCCGCGACGAGTTCGGTGCGATGGCCCGCGCCATGGAGTTCTGCCGCCGCGCCGCCATCTCGCTGATCGAACGGGACGAGCGGCTGGCCGGCATCATGAACAATGTCAGCGAGGCGATCCTGCTGGTCGACGGCCGGGGCCGGATCGAAGAGCACAACCCCGCCGCCGTTTCCCTGTTCGGCGTGACCGCCGGGGAACTGCGCGGCCGGCCGCTGTCCGGGCTGTTCGCAGCCGACGGCCGCGAGCGGATCGAATCGCTGCTGGCCGAGCTGGCGGCTCGGGACAGGATCCCGGAGCCGGTACGGGAGAAGGCGCTGGAGATCGAGCGGGCGGGCGGCGGCGGGCGGATCGACGCCTCGCTCAGCCTGTCGCCGCTGGTGGTGCGGGGCCGGCGCGGTTTCGTCTGCGCGCTGACCGATGTGACCGAGCGGCTGCGGCATGAGCGGGAATTGATGCGTCTGGCCACCCGTGACCGGCTGACCGGCCTGCCCAACCGCGCGATGATCGAGTCGCTGCTGGAGGCGGCGGTGGAGCGCAGCCGGAGTCGCCGCCGCTCCTTCGCCGTGCTGTGCCTGGATCTGTCGCGCTTCAAGCTGATCACCGACACGCTCGGCCATCAGGCCGGGGACGCCTTGTTGCAGGAGGTGGCGCGGCGGATCGTCGCCTCGGTCCGCGCCGCCGATCTGGTCGGGCGCATCGGCATCGACGATTTCGCCATCATCCTCGAGGAAATCCGCGACGCCGACGAGGCGGCGGCGATCGCCGGGCGCATCCTCGACGCCTTCGACAACCCGGTCACCCTGCCGGGCTGCGAGCATTATGTCCGCCCGGCCATCGGCATCGCCGTCTATCCGACCGACAGTTTCGTCGATGACGCCAGCGACACCGCGATGGACGACCCGCAGGCGCTTCTGCGTGCCGCCGAGACGGCGCTCTATGCCGCCAAGCGGATGGGCGGGCGCCGCCATGCCTTCTTCCGCCCCGAACTGGCCGAGCAGGCGCGCCGTCAGCTGGCGCTGGACGGCGATCTGCGGGCGGCGCTGGCCCTGAAGCAGTTCCGCCTGCATTACCAGCCCAAGGTATCGCTGATCGACTATTCGCTGGAGGGGTTCGAGGCGCTGCTGCGCTGGGAGAAGCCGGGGGAGGGGCCGGGGCAGGGGCTGATGATCCCCCCCGGCGAATTCATCCCGGTGGCGGAGGAGACCGGCTTCATCGTGCCGCTGGGCGACTGGGTGCTGGACGAGGCTTGTCGCCAGATGCGCGAATGGCTGGATGCGGGAATGGAGCCGGTGCCGGTCGCCGTCAACATCTCGCCCAAGCATCTGCGCAACCGCAGCGCCGAGGATTTCCGCCGCATCATCGATCGCCACAGGCTGCCTCCCGGCCTGATCGAGCTGGAGATCACCGAGGGCGCGGTGATGCAGGATATCGACCATGCGCTGGCGGTGCTGGCGGCCTTGAAGGCGATGGGGATCCGGGTGGCGGTGGACGATTTCGGCACCGGCCATTCGTCCTTGAGCTATCTGAAGCGGTTGCCGATCACCACGCTGAAGATCGACCGCTCCTTCATCAACGGCGTGCCGAACGAGCGCGAGGATGCCGGCATCGTCTCCACCATCATCGCCATGGCCGACATGCTGGGCCTGCATGTGGTCGCCGAAGGGGTGGAGAAGGCCGAGCAGGCCAATTTCCTGCGTCACCACAACTGCACCCAGGTCCAGGGCTGGCTGACCGGCCGTCCGGTGCCGGCCGAGGCCGCCCGCCGCCTGTTGATGGAGCGGCTGCGGCGGGTGGCGCTGGGGGCGGCTTAA
- a CDS encoding cytochrome-c peroxidase, translated as MHVKTGQSPTVALKSLLVATAASLGILAATSGAAPAADPAGVGGDALMGRARELFTPLPATLPVVRNNAVTREKIELGKMLFFDPRLSASGIFSCNSCHNLGLGGVDGLETSVGHGWQKGPRNAPTVLNAVLNVAQFWDGRAEDLKAQAKGPIQAGVEMNSTPDRVMAVLNSIPGYQAKFADAFPNEKTPVSFDNVAMAIEAFEATLTTPAAPFDQYLEGKADALTDTQKAGLELFIDKGCAGCHNGVNVGGHDYFPFGVVAKPGAEILPPGDKGRFAVTKTADDEYVFRAPTLRNVALTAPYFHSGKVWDLRQAVAVMGSSQLGATLSDQEIDKITAFLTALTGQQPRVEYPLLPASTPATPRPVFK; from the coding sequence ATGCATGTGAAAACCGGACAGAGCCCGACCGTGGCGCTGAAAAGCCTGCTCGTCGCCACCGCCGCTTCCCTGGGCATTCTCGCCGCCACCTCTGGCGCGGCACCCGCCGCCGATCCGGCGGGCGTCGGCGGCGACGCCCTGATGGGCCGCGCGCGCGAGCTGTTCACGCCGCTGCCCGCCACCCTGCCCGTGGTCCGCAACAACGCGGTCACCCGCGAAAAGATCGAGCTGGGCAAGATGCTGTTCTTCGATCCGCGCCTGTCGGCCAGCGGCATCTTCTCGTGCAACAGCTGCCACAATCTCGGGCTGGGCGGCGTCGACGGGCTGGAGACCTCGGTCGGTCATGGTTGGCAGAAGGGGCCGCGCAACGCGCCGACCGTGCTGAACGCCGTGCTGAACGTCGCCCAGTTCTGGGACGGCCGGGCGGAGGACCTGAAGGCCCAGGCCAAGGGACCGATCCAGGCCGGGGTGGAGATGAACAGCACGCCCGACCGGGTGATGGCGGTGCTGAACAGCATCCCCGGCTATCAGGCCAAATTCGCCGATGCCTTCCCCAACGAGAAGACACCCGTCAGCTTCGACAATGTCGCCATGGCGATCGAGGCGTTCGAGGCGACGCTGACCACGCCCGCCGCCCCCTTCGACCAATATCTGGAGGGCAAGGCCGATGCGCTGACCGACACCCAGAAGGCCGGGCTGGAGCTGTTCATCGACAAGGGCTGCGCCGGCTGCCACAACGGTGTCAATGTCGGCGGCCATGATTACTTCCCCTTCGGCGTCGTCGCCAAGCCGGGGGCGGAAATCCTGCCGCCGGGCGACAAGGGCCGCTTCGCCGTCACCAAGACCGCCGATGACGAATATGTCTTCCGCGCCCCCACCCTGCGCAACGTCGCGCTGACCGCCCCCTATTTCCATTCGGGCAAGGTGTGGGACCTGCGTCAGGCGGTGGCGGTGATGGGGTCGAGCCAGCTGGGCGCCACCCTGTCCGACCAGGAGATCGACAAGATCACCGCCTTCCTGACGGCGTTGACCGGCCAGCAGCCCCGCGTCGAATATCCGCTGCTGCCGGCCAGCACGCCGGCCACGCCGCGGCCGGTGTTCAAGTAG